AGTCGTTCCAAGGCGGATAATTTGGTGACTCTCAATGAGGATGAGGCAACGCCTaagctgaagaagaagaacaaaaagcaGTTAAAGGAAAGCAAAAGTCCTATCGAGGTACAAAGTCCGTTGGATAGTAATGATGCTGGAACAATGaagctgaagaagaagaaaaagaaggcgaAGGAAGGGAAGAGCTCTGTTGAGCCCAATGATGCAGATGCTATCCTTCATGAAAACCTAGATAAAGAAACTCTAAACAGTAAGATTGTTTCCTAGTTTCCACTTTCACTGCTGAACTACCTTTCAATCATGATGAGTGACGTTGATCTTTTCACATTTGTTCTTGACAAATAGCTTTTCATCTATGCAAGCAACTACTCCCGCCGTTCCAATATAAGTGTCGCTGATTTAGTACAAAGGTACTATATCAGAGACACTTatgttgggatggagggagtatgtcaTACCCTATGCCTTTTCCATTTTTTATTGTTCAATAGTAATTCCTGAATTTTTCTTTTCACTAATAGTATATGTGCATATATTTTATGCAGCTGACGTCAACCAACTTGCGGCAGGGAGTGAAGTTAGGGATATTGGGAAACCAGAAAAGGCAAAGAAACGAAAGAAAAATAAGACAAGTAGGCTATTGTACTTGTATCCTAAACAAAGTTTTTCTCAGTTACCATCTATGAGCTATCTGTTGCATAAATATTTTTGTTTCACTAATAGTAGATGTGCATATATTTTATGCAGCTGATGTCCACCAAGTTGCGGCAGAGAGTGAAGTTATGGATATTGGGGAACCAGAAAAGGCAAAGAAACGAAAGAAAAATAAGACAAGTAGGCTGCTGTATCCTAAACAAAGTTTTTCTCAGTTATGAGCTATCTATTGCATAAATAGTTGTGTTTCCTGACATGGATTCATTTCATTGGATGCAGAGAAAGTAAAGCAATCTGGGGAAGTCAACAAGATAGATACGCAGGTATCAGTTAGAGAGGACAATTTGGAGATGCATGAAGTTGACACCGCAAATGTTGATGAGATTGCATCAGTTGATGAAGACTGTTCCAGAGGAATGCAAAGTAATGTCTGCACTTCTGATTTTTTATTGCCGAAAATATATATTTTCACTAGTACATATGAAGATACACTGTCTAGTGTCCACAAAGGAAAATGCAGAATGTACTCTATCCAAATACACCCCCAAGGAATATCATTACTTagacttctttaaataaaagattcGTAGCAGCTGATTTCATCATTAAACGGATAGATCTATAAGTCTAGCTTATTACAATCAGCCTAAATGTTAATCACATGCAGTGCAGGCCGTAAGAGTCCTTATTAGTTGATATTCTGCTCAAATGAGCTGCACAGTGTTTGTTATATCTTTCCTTTTTATATTAGAACCTGCAAACTGATCCACCAAGGTCGAAAATGTCAAATACTGATATGTGGTGTGACTGGTTTCTTTTCAGAATGGATCTTGGAGTACAGACAGAAGCGGCCAGGCTTGAAAGTCTTGCagcaaaatatagatgtgtttatAACTGCACATGAGGAACAACAAGAGCAGGTGCGTACTTTCCATTCATTAAACATTGAAGAATCTAAAGTGAACTGTCCTAATTTATAGCTAGCTTGTTCCGCGAATATTCATTGAATATCTTAAATTATTGTGCAAGTTAAGACCGGTTATTTATGTGCTGCCACCATACGAAGTCCTCTCCTTTCTGTCATTTATTAGGGGAAGAATTTTCTTTAAGTTTGGTTTTGGCATAGCAACTGCATCATTGTTGGTTTGTCATGTGGCGCCTATTTGATTAATTCaggagaagaaggaaagagaggcAGCAGCTGCAGAAGATGGGTGGACAGTGGTGATGCATCATAAAGGTAGGAAGAAGACTACAGATGCTGAAACTGGAACAGCGGTTGGCTCTGTATCTCTGGCTGCAATGCAAGAGAAAATGGCTCAGAAGAAACCCAAGGAAGTTGGTCGGAACTTCTACAGACATCAGAAACGAGAAGCTCAAATGAGTGGTATGTCAAAAAGTATTTTTATGGATTCCCTATTTAACCATTGGTGCAGTTTAACTTTAACTACTTCTAATGCTCAGTATGTATGATGCATTTCAATCTAGACTATGTTCAGCGCTGTAGTTTGCCATGCCATTCTTGTGATTTTCTGTTTGGTGTAGTATGTTCTGTTTCTGAGAGACTACAATTCTCAAGTCATTATCCCTTGATCTTGTATTCAAATCTCACATACACCAGAGGTTATTTTGTGTAGTCAAGAGGCTGTTTTGGTTATTCCAGCCCTCGCAAACAGATGCTCCTTTTTGCTATATATCAAGTTGATATCCTTCCATCATATTTTCCAACATGGAATCTGCTACAAGTTGGGGAGCTACTAACCTGTATTTGTTGTGCAGAGCTGGCGATGCTGCAGAGCAAGTTCGAGCAGGACAAGAAGAGGATACAGCAGCTGCGGGCGCAAAGGAAATTCAAGCCTTACGGATTCTGAAGGGGTTCCTCCACAGAAACGCAGCGTTCGTTCGACATTACTCGAGAGCGGCCAGCAGCTGGCGCCGAAAGGCTTTGCTTGGTTGCACTGTATTCCTTTTTTGACAGGAAATGTTGCATTGTTGGACAAATGTACTATGCTTCTTGACTGGGAATGGTGCCA
This genomic stretch from Hordeum vulgare subsp. vulgare chromosome 6H, MorexV3_pseudomolecules_assembly, whole genome shotgun sequence harbors:
- the LOC123403424 gene encoding uncharacterized protein LOC123403424 isoform X2, translated to MGKSKDKKASREAKVDKKLALGLGVKRKLLKKKKDRVLDAAVESEGAAGHAIVEDKGSKKTVLMKQKKKTKHAKVISSRSKADNLVTLNEDEATPKLKKKNKKQLKESKSPIEVQSPLDSNDAGTMKLKKKKKKAKEGKSSVEPNDADAILHENLDKETLNTDVNQLAAGSEVRDIGKPEKAKKRKKNKTKKVKQSGEVNKIDTQVSVREDNLEMHEVDTANVDEIASVDEDCSRGMQKWILEYRQKRPGLKVLQQNIDVFITAHEEQQEQEKKEREAAAAEDGWTVVMHHKGRKKTTDAETGTAVGSVSLAAMQEKMAQKKPKEVGRNFYRHQKREAQMSELAMLQSKFEQDKKRIQQLRAQRKFKPYGF
- the LOC123403424 gene encoding uncharacterized protein LOC123403424 isoform X1, which translates into the protein MGKSKDKKASREAKVDKKLALGLGVKRKLLKKKKDRVLDAAVESEGAAGHAIVEDKGSKKTVLMKQKKKTKHAKVISSRSKADNLVTLNEDEATPKLKKKNKKQLKESKSPIEVQSPLDSNDAGTMKLKKKKKKAKEGKSSVEPNDADAILHENLDKETLNTDVNQLAAGSEVRDIGKPEKAKKRKKNKTTDVHQVAAESEVMDIGEPEKAKKRKKNKTKKVKQSGEVNKIDTQVSVREDNLEMHEVDTANVDEIASVDEDCSRGMQKWILEYRQKRPGLKVLQQNIDVFITAHEEQQEQEKKEREAAAAEDGWTVVMHHKGRKKTTDAETGTAVGSVSLAAMQEKMAQKKPKEVGRNFYRHQKREAQMSELAMLQSKFEQDKKRIQQLRAQRKFKPYGF